From Verrucomicrobiota bacterium JB022, one genomic window encodes:
- a CDS encoding ATP-binding protein/SpoIIE family protein phosphatase, whose protein sequence is MVMMLRGTAIARQPVAERGDVGWARRQIVELAKRHAFSDSTVSRIEITVQEAARNIIKHAGRGMIVAQTIASEDDTQLDVLAIDNGPGMVDVERCLQDGYSSAGSMGTGLGALKRLCDHFAIFSQPQQGSIFLMRFLGRKPKQPAKPRELPEAVAGLLVPHPNEQVSGDGWSLQRMPDFTLAFLADGLGHGPDAARAVLAAQDCFQHMSQQDPRQPLPQMIDQMHHELRRTRGAAVALARINRGQRDVEFSSLGNVQGLIVDRSTSKHLLTSNGIVGVEKSRATAMSYGLNPNQAFIMATDGLQSRWQLPASHDFWHQDPMIVAAYLFKQFGRGRDDVGVLVFPPLA, encoded by the coding sequence ATGGTTATGATGCTTCGTGGCACTGCCATTGCCCGCCAGCCCGTGGCGGAGCGAGGCGATGTCGGCTGGGCGAGGCGGCAGATAGTGGAGCTGGCAAAACGCCACGCCTTCAGCGATTCTACCGTCTCGCGCATCGAGATCACCGTCCAGGAGGCGGCTCGAAACATCATCAAGCACGCCGGGCGCGGCATGATCGTCGCGCAGACGATCGCTTCGGAAGACGACACCCAGCTTGATGTGCTGGCGATCGACAACGGGCCTGGCATGGTGGATGTGGAGCGCTGCCTGCAAGACGGCTACTCCTCCGCCGGCTCCATGGGCACTGGGCTTGGGGCGCTCAAACGCTTGTGCGACCACTTTGCGATCTTTTCCCAGCCTCAACAGGGCTCCATTTTCCTGATGCGTTTTCTGGGGCGGAAGCCGAAGCAGCCTGCCAAGCCTCGTGAACTGCCCGAGGCCGTTGCAGGGCTGCTGGTGCCGCATCCCAACGAGCAGGTCTCCGGAGATGGCTGGAGCCTGCAGCGCATGCCCGATTTTACGCTCGCCTTCCTGGCAGACGGCTTGGGTCACGGGCCCGACGCTGCACGTGCGGTCTTGGCTGCGCAAGATTGTTTTCAGCACATGTCGCAGCAAGACCCGCGACAGCCATTGCCGCAGATGATCGACCAGATGCACCACGAACTGCGCCGGACTCGTGGGGCTGCGGTGGCGTTGGCCCGCATCAATCGTGGCCAGCGGGATGTCGAATTCAGCAGCTTGGGCAACGTCCAAGGGTTGATTGTCGATCGTTCTACGAGCAAACACCTGCTTACATCCAACGGCATCGTGGGGGTCGAAAAATCCCGCGCCACTGCGATGTCCTACGGGCTCAACCCCAATCAGGCCTTCATCATGGCCACCGACGGCCTGCAATCCCGTTGGCAGCTGCCGGCATCGCATGATTTCTGGCACCAGGATCCCATGATCGTAGCCGCATACCTTTTTAAGCAATTCGGGCGTGGTCGCGACGACGTTGGCGTCCTCGTCTTCCCTCCGCTGGCATGA
- a CDS encoding ATP-binding protein, with protein sequence MPRFLQEWRDVLTCLKLDGGSRVSYGLILEELLQLGLQDGLKLRVEPIGEKNRPGVRVTWAKQTPGQWLESFRQQTQRLAVSTQLIEDGLELTTDPQLRIFDTPLDAGGCLDVLYELKQRRRESAELNREIEETNRGVVALYAELEAKAESVRQSAEMKQRFLSNITHEFRTPLKSIVNLSSMLLDRFDGDLTSEQEKQVSLIQHAGDTLLGLVNDLLDLAKAESGKLTVYYTLVSLRSVLASLKGLMRPLQAQQSEVELLIEEPQQDLKWETDDGKLTQILRNLISNALKFTERGEVRLTVEHDAEMVRFSVSDTGIGIARENLERIFEEFIQIENHLQKRAKGTGLGLSLSQRLAQMLGGYLTVSSVLGQGSRFTLYLPRDPTQRLALPESGIAEVDTEELEPEGEPLAANRVLLAEDNEAYRYWLANLLRQRFDEVLEAPDGQEAWQLLQREPVDLVVLDLQMPRMTGWEVMDALKSHPQLRKVPIVINSAESQYSVPSEIAESFAPVFLEKMEMGDSQAAHLALDHALRQLQKARTASTPEC encoded by the coding sequence ATGCCCCGCTTCCTGCAGGAATGGCGGGACGTGCTGACTTGTTTGAAGCTCGATGGAGGCAGCCGCGTCAGTTATGGGCTGATTCTGGAAGAGCTGCTACAGCTGGGCTTGCAGGATGGCTTGAAGCTGCGGGTGGAGCCCATTGGAGAAAAGAACCGCCCGGGAGTGCGCGTAACCTGGGCCAAGCAGACGCCGGGGCAATGGTTGGAGTCATTTCGGCAGCAGACTCAGCGCCTCGCGGTGTCTACACAGTTGATCGAAGACGGGCTGGAGCTGACGACTGACCCTCAGTTGCGGATTTTCGATACGCCGCTCGACGCAGGCGGCTGCCTCGACGTGCTCTACGAGTTGAAACAGCGCCGCCGGGAGAGTGCCGAACTCAACCGGGAGATTGAGGAAACCAATCGTGGCGTTGTGGCCTTGTATGCGGAGCTGGAGGCAAAGGCGGAGTCCGTCCGGCAGTCTGCCGAGATGAAGCAGCGCTTCCTCTCCAACATCACGCACGAGTTTCGCACGCCGCTCAAGTCGATCGTCAACCTCAGTAGCATGCTGCTCGATCGCTTCGACGGAGACCTGACGAGCGAGCAGGAAAAGCAGGTATCGCTGATTCAGCACGCGGGCGATACCCTGCTGGGGCTGGTCAACGACTTACTTGACCTGGCCAAAGCAGAATCGGGCAAGCTCACGGTATACTATACCCTGGTATCGCTCCGTTCCGTGCTTGCGAGCCTGAAAGGGCTCATGCGACCGCTGCAGGCCCAGCAGTCGGAAGTGGAGCTGCTGATCGAAGAGCCGCAGCAAGACCTGAAGTGGGAGACCGACGACGGCAAGCTGACCCAAATCCTGCGCAATCTGATTTCCAACGCGCTGAAATTTACCGAGCGCGGCGAAGTCCGCCTCACCGTTGAGCACGACGCCGAGATGGTGCGCTTTTCCGTCAGCGATACAGGCATCGGCATTGCCCGAGAAAACCTGGAGCGGATCTTCGAAGAATTTATCCAGATCGAGAACCACCTGCAAAAGCGGGCCAAAGGCACCGGCCTCGGTCTCTCGTTGTCGCAACGCCTGGCCCAGATGCTGGGCGGCTACTTGACGGTTTCGAGCGTGCTGGGGCAGGGGTCGCGCTTCACGCTCTATCTGCCGCGCGATCCTACCCAACGCCTCGCTCTGCCGGAGAGCGGTATCGCGGAGGTGGATACAGAGGAGCTTGAGCCGGAGGGTGAGCCGCTCGCCGCCAACCGTGTGTTGCTGGCTGAAGACAACGAAGCCTACCGCTACTGGCTGGCCAACTTGCTGCGTCAGCGGTTTGACGAAGTGCTGGAGGCCCCCGACGGCCAGGAGGCGTGGCAACTGTTGCAGCGCGAGCCCGTGGACCTCGTCGTGCTTGACCTGCAAATGCCGCGCATGACAGGCTGGGAGGTGATGGATGCACTAAAATCGCATCCTCAGTTGCGGAAAGTCCCTATTGTCATCAACAGTGCAGAGTCCCAATATTCCGTGCCTTCGGAGATTGCAGAAAGTTTCGCTCCGGTTTTTCTCGAAAAGATGGAGATGGGTGACTCGCAGGCCGCTCACCTCGCGCTCGACCATGCTTTACGTCAGCTCCAGAAGGCACGAACCGCTTCCACGCCCGAATGTTAA
- a CDS encoding STAS domain-containing protein, which yields MYRIPILRVEEFLLVSIQMDLDDALAMRLQDDLTNNISRHHARGVLIDISGLEIVDSFIGRMLADISAMARIQDCHTIVVGMQPAVAITLVELGLSLSGVQTALNIDQGMRILRKLPAEWGEEETDERE from the coding sequence ATGTATCGGATTCCCATCCTACGAGTCGAAGAGTTCCTCCTGGTTTCCATCCAAATGGACCTGGACGATGCGCTGGCCATGCGCCTGCAGGACGACCTGACGAACAACATCTCCCGCCACCATGCGCGGGGGGTCCTGATCGACATTTCCGGCCTCGAAATCGTCGATTCGTTCATCGGTCGCATGCTGGCCGACATTTCCGCCATGGCCCGGATTCAGGACTGCCACACCATTGTGGTCGGTATGCAACCCGCCGTTGCAATCACCTTGGTCGAACTGGGCTTGTCGCTCAGTGGTGTGCAAACTGCACTGAATATCGACCAGGGCATGCGAATTCTGCGCAAATTGCCCGCCGAGTGGGGCGAGGAGGAAACCGATGAGCGGGAATGA
- a CDS encoding response regulator — MLSQEQNTILIIDDQETNRYTLRRYLERAGYVVMEAGTGEEGLQLAERGPSLIILDVKLPDMIGYQVCRQLRAHERTSSIPILQTSAAFVDSDDVIEGLESGADGYLRDPIRPRELIATVNSLLRMRRAEQRADRLSHRWEVCLDSLPQFVWILNEQGKVTYSNRRWREHAALLKVDPTEAFIDEVVHPDDRSALQAEWTTAIRDKQQFANEYRLRTAEGEYRWQLVRVIPLRSANESADYWVASSTDIHTQKQAQVAMVVAKEEAEAASRAKSNFLSNMSHEIRTPLTSIIGMAEILKEKADLELQEMADLLHSNSQRLLATINSVLDLARLESGKTKLSIKPVDLCQEIRETASIMKLQARDAGNELSLEGCDDGLPIEADQSALHRVLVNLLGNSIKFTQNGRICIKVERAEQMARFTVEDTGRGISPEFRERLFRPFEQESSGEDRRHEGSGLGLAITYQLVQLMNGRIEVQSEVDQGTRFIVSLPLAVGVEAEKPTGGESTGLGLKIPGATGKRKGPILVVEDNAHTVKVMRLLLQDRYDIDFVLTAEDALERANEVRYHLVFLDINLGETTGINALEQLRQLPEYDKTVMVAFTAFSLPGDRERFESMGFDTYLGKPFRAEQLINLIEKSLEEPDLVRS, encoded by the coding sequence ATGTTAAGCCAAGAACAAAATACGATTCTGATCATCGACGATCAGGAAACCAACCGTTATACGCTCCGTCGCTACCTGGAACGCGCCGGATACGTGGTGATGGAAGCCGGAACGGGTGAGGAAGGCCTGCAACTGGCTGAGCGTGGCCCCTCCCTGATCATTCTCGACGTAAAGCTGCCGGACATGATCGGCTATCAGGTGTGCCGCCAACTGCGCGCACACGAGCGCACGAGTTCGATCCCGATCTTGCAGACATCCGCTGCCTTTGTGGATTCCGACGATGTGATCGAAGGCCTCGAAAGTGGTGCCGATGGTTACTTGCGCGACCCGATCCGCCCGCGCGAGTTGATCGCTACAGTCAACTCGCTCCTGCGTATGCGTCGGGCAGAACAACGGGCCGACCGTCTGTCGCACCGCTGGGAGGTGTGCCTCGATTCCTTGCCTCAGTTTGTCTGGATTCTCAACGAGCAGGGCAAGGTGACATACTCCAACCGCCGCTGGCGCGAGCATGCCGCTTTGTTAAAGGTAGACCCGACGGAAGCGTTTATCGACGAGGTCGTGCATCCGGACGATCGTAGCGCACTGCAAGCTGAGTGGACCACGGCGATTCGTGACAAGCAGCAGTTTGCCAATGAATACCGCCTGCGGACGGCAGAGGGGGAATACCGCTGGCAGTTGGTCCGTGTCATTCCGCTGCGTTCGGCCAATGAATCGGCGGATTACTGGGTGGCGAGCTCGACAGACATCCACACGCAGAAGCAGGCCCAAGTCGCAATGGTGGTGGCTAAGGAGGAAGCCGAGGCCGCAAGTCGCGCCAAGTCCAACTTCCTCTCCAACATGAGCCATGAAATCCGCACGCCGTTGACGAGCATCATCGGCATGGCGGAGATCTTGAAGGAAAAGGCCGACCTGGAGCTGCAGGAAATGGCGGACTTGCTGCACAGCAACAGCCAGCGCCTGCTCGCGACGATCAACTCCGTGTTGGACCTCGCACGGCTGGAGAGTGGAAAGACGAAGCTCAGCATCAAGCCGGTCGATCTCTGCCAGGAGATTCGAGAGACCGCCAGCATCATGAAGCTGCAGGCCCGCGATGCCGGGAACGAATTGTCTCTGGAGGGCTGCGACGATGGCTTGCCGATCGAGGCCGACCAGTCGGCGCTCCACCGCGTCCTCGTCAACCTGCTGGGTAACAGCATCAAATTTACGCAAAACGGCCGCATCTGCATCAAGGTCGAGCGGGCGGAGCAGATGGCTCGCTTCACCGTGGAGGATACTGGGCGCGGCATTTCGCCTGAGTTTCGCGAGCGTCTTTTCCGCCCCTTCGAGCAGGAATCGAGTGGTGAAGACCGCCGGCATGAGGGCAGCGGCTTGGGGCTCGCCATTACCTACCAGCTGGTGCAGCTGATGAACGGGCGGATCGAGGTGCAAAGCGAGGTCGATCAAGGCACCCGCTTCATTGTCTCGTTGCCTCTGGCTGTTGGCGTCGAGGCCGAGAAGCCCACTGGGGGGGAGTCGACGGGCCTGGGCCTCAAGATCCCGGGTGCCACGGGCAAGCGAAAAGGCCCGATCCTCGTGGTGGAAGACAACGCCCACACGGTGAAGGTGATGCGATTGCTCCTGCAAGACCGTTACGATATCGATTTTGTGCTCACGGCGGAGGATGCGCTCGAGCGGGCAAATGAAGTGCGCTACCATCTCGTCTTCCTCGACATCAATCTGGGGGAGACCACCGGGATCAATGCCTTGGAGCAGCTGCGCCAGTTGCCCGAATACGACAAGACCGTGATGGTGGCCTTTACTGCCTTTTCCCTGCCAGGCGACCGCGAGCGCTTTGAGTCGATGGGCTTCGATACCTACCTGGGCAAGCCATTTCGGGCGGAGCAACTGATCAATCTGATCGAGAAATCCCTCGAAGAACCGGACTTGGTGCGCTCGTAA
- a CDS encoding anti-sigma regulatory factor, producing the protein MSGNDGLQLPISTEPDVVYVRQAVRKLASELGFSLIDQTKLVTATSELARNALIYGGGGMATIEKISQHTRTGIRLTIVDQGPGIENIEKALQDGYSTGSGLGLGLGGAKRLSNEFELQSTPGAGTKVAITRWL; encoded by the coding sequence ATGAGCGGGAATGACGGCCTTCAGTTGCCGATCTCAACCGAGCCAGATGTCGTCTACGTCCGCCAAGCTGTCCGCAAGCTTGCCAGTGAGTTGGGATTTTCGTTGATCGACCAGACGAAACTCGTCACCGCCACCAGTGAATTGGCACGTAATGCGCTAATTTATGGAGGCGGAGGTATGGCAACCATCGAAAAAATTTCCCAACACACCCGGACCGGCATTCGTCTGACGATTGTCGACCAAGGGCCCGGCATTGAGAACATCGAAAAAGCCCTGCAAGATGGGTATTCGACCGGCTCAGGCTTAGGCTTGGGGTTGGGTGGAGCCAAGCGCCTCAGCAATGAGTTCGAGCTCCAATCCACACCCGGCGCAGGTACCAAGGTCGCGATTACGCGATGGTTATGA
- a CDS encoding STAS domain-containing protein — MTTAPQNSANSLLPLVIEKHLDRILDTWIAELQVDGGRLLSLIRESELRDQAARFLDLLRKAIKVAGVNPEKTAAYDELRDLLDELSRSRSEQGFTPTETATFVFSLKRPLFRELKLAHDDNDTVALLEDIWQSTMLLDRLGLNTTEVFIATREAIIQRQQQDLLELSTPVVSLWKGILALPVIGTLDSERTQTVMESLLQKIVATGSDIAIIDITGVPAVDTLVAQHLLKTVTAARLMGAECIISGIRPQIAQTIVHLGVELGNVTTKGTLADAFALALKKKRQKIDEI; from the coding sequence ATGACCACCGCCCCGCAAAACTCGGCCAATTCTCTCCTCCCCCTCGTCATCGAAAAGCACCTCGACCGCATCCTGGATACCTGGATCGCTGAGCTGCAAGTCGACGGAGGGCGTCTCCTCAGCCTCATCCGCGAAAGCGAACTGCGCGACCAAGCCGCGCGCTTCCTCGACCTGCTCCGCAAGGCGATCAAGGTCGCAGGGGTTAACCCGGAAAAAACGGCGGCCTACGACGAGTTGCGCGACCTGCTCGACGAGCTCTCCCGCTCTCGCAGCGAACAAGGCTTTACGCCCACCGAAACCGCTACGTTTGTCTTTTCCCTCAAGCGCCCGCTCTTCCGCGAGCTGAAGCTGGCCCACGACGACAACGATACGGTCGCCCTGCTCGAAGACATCTGGCAGTCCACGATGCTGCTCGACCGCCTCGGCCTGAACACGACCGAAGTCTTTATCGCGACCCGCGAGGCTATTATCCAGCGCCAGCAGCAAGACTTGCTGGAGCTCTCGACCCCGGTCGTAAGCCTCTGGAAGGGCATCCTGGCGCTGCCGGTCATCGGCACGCTGGACAGCGAGCGCACGCAAACGGTGATGGAGAGCCTGCTGCAAAAGATCGTCGCGACTGGTTCCGACATCGCGATCATCGACATCACCGGTGTGCCGGCTGTCGACACCCTCGTCGCCCAGCACTTGCTGAAGACGGTGACGGCAGCCCGCCTGATGGGCGCTGAATGTATCATCAGCGGCATCCGCCCGCAGATCGCTCAGACGATCGTCCACCTCGGCGTCGAGTTGGGCAACGTCACGACCAAGGGCACGCTGGCCGATGCTTTCGCTCTCGCGCTGAAGAAAAAGCGCCAGAAGATCGACGAGATCTAA